Below is a genomic region from Nitrospira lenta.
GAACTCAGTGGCGGACACCGAATTACAGGCTGGACCACGGCAAAGAACGGACTCGCTCAAGCCAACGTCGGATCCAATCGATTTCGGCAACTCTACGTAAACGGCATCCGCGCCACGAGAGCCCGCACACCAAACGCGCCGGAGTTTTCTCGATTGCTTCGATGGGACGAAGCCACCCAACAAATTGTCACGCGTCCACACTCTATCGCTTCATGGTCCGACACCCCGTCGGTTGAGCTGATTATCATGAAGCAATGGACACAAAACAATCTGCGCGTGGAATCGTTCCTTGAACGGGATGAGGGTCTCTTTATCCAACCACGAGAACCTGACCGGACCAAGGCGTTCCTTGGGCACCTTTACCTCCGCCTTGAGGCACAAAGTTATTATTTTGAAAATGCACTCGAACTACTTGATGTCCCCGGCGAATGGTATCTGCGCGTCCCCACAGAAGAGGTCTTCTATCTCCCACGTGGGACAGAAGATCTCTCCCAAGCAACCGTCATGGCCCCACATATCGAACAGCTCCTCGACGTGCGTGGGGCCGCTGGGAATCCGGTCCATCATCTCGCTTTCATAGGGCTCACGTTCGAGTACGCCGGCTGGACCGAGCCGAGCGAGGAAGGCTTTGCCGTGAGCCAAGGCGATGTGATTGATCATGGGACCACGCCATCATCGGGACGGGTCACAGCCGCGGTCAATTTTACACATGCTCATCATATTCAATTTGAGCGGAATACCCTTCAGCATCTTGGCGGAACGGGTTTAGTCCTTCATACCGGTGTGACCGATGTTCAGGTGGTCGGCAACCGGTTTCGGGATCTGTCAGGAAGCGGAATCGTCATCGATAGTCTCCTGGAAAAACGCACGATCGATCCTCGATTTGTCTGCCAGAACATTCTCATCGCCAACAATCTCATTACAGACATCGGCCTCGATTACCGTTCCAGCATCGGAATCTTTGCAGGGTTCGTCTCGAATACCAGCATCGAACACAATGACATTCATGACACGCCCTATACTGGCATCAGCGTTGGATGGGGATGGACGGATGCGGATACCTTGCTCGGGGCAAACCGGATCGTCGGGAATCGCATCTATCGGGTCATGACCACCATGGCGGATGGCGCCGGAATCTATACCTTGTCAAAACAGTCAGGAACCATCATCCAAGATAATTACATATACGATCTCCTTCGCTCACCTTGGGCGGGGAATGCTCCAATCTCAGCAATTTACCTCGACGAGGGAAGCTCCGGAATTACTATGGCAAACAATGCACTCGAACGTGTGCCACTGGGGATCTTTCTCCATCGTGCCTCAGGAAATACAATCGTCAATACCGTTGGAACCTATGAGGAACGTTGGGGAGCAAAGAACAATAGCTTTCAGCTCGATCCAGAACATTCGCTCGACACCGTCAGATCGCAGGCCGGCCTTGAGCCTACATTCAAAGATCTCCACTCGATTGAGTAAACCGGCTCGATCGCTGATGAATCATCACATCGCACATATCTGACTACCTTCCTGGCACAGAGGCCCGAGAATGAATCACGCAAGC
It encodes:
- a CDS encoding right-handed parallel beta-helix repeat-containing protein, with the translated sequence MTNDITVVLRGGRYQLADTMRFDHRDSGMNGFQVIYRSFSGEHAELSGGHRITGWTTAKNGLAQANVGSNRFRQLYVNGIRATRARTPNAPEFSRLLRWDEATQQIVTRPHSIASWSDTPSVELIIMKQWTQNNLRVESFLERDEGLFIQPREPDRTKAFLGHLYLRLEAQSYYFENALELLDVPGEWYLRVPTEEVFYLPRGTEDLSQATVMAPHIEQLLDVRGAAGNPVHHLAFIGLTFEYAGWTEPSEEGFAVSQGDVIDHGTTPSSGRVTAAVNFTHAHHIQFERNTLQHLGGTGLVLHTGVTDVQVVGNRFRDLSGSGIVIDSLLEKRTIDPRFVCQNILIANNLITDIGLDYRSSIGIFAGFVSNTSIEHNDIHDTPYTGISVGWGWTDADTLLGANRIVGNRIYRVMTTMADGAGIYTLSKQSGTIIQDNYIYDLLRSPWAGNAPISAIYLDEGSSGITMANNALERVPLGIFLHRASGNTIVNTVGTYEERWGAKNNSFQLDPEHSLDTVRSQAGLEPTFKDLHSIE